Below is a window of Tolypothrix bouteillei VB521301 DNA.
CGCACTTTCCCCACTTTGCCAAACGACGTGCCATAATGCCCGTACCACAGCTGACGTCTGCTACAATTCCAGGATTTTGACCGAAGAATTCCGTACACAGTCTAAATTCAGCATCTATACCGCCGGAGTTCCGCAGTCCCACTGCCCAAAGTGGGGGTAAAATTCTTTCATATAAAAAAGAAACAATTGGAGAACGAAACAACTCTGTACGTAAAGGTTTTGTCTCCGTAATGGAGTTGTCTTGTTGTCTTTGTAAAGCTTTATAAGTCAAATCCATAACAGAGGGAGTTTTTGCTAATTCTTCCTGGAAAGAATTATGGCACCTGTTACATGGCTGTGGAACTGCGGTTAAAGTTTTGCGGCATAAAGGACAAGCAATGATTTCCTGTAGTGTGGACATAAGGTTTTTTCTGCTTTAGGATTTATTATCTACATTTAAAATTTTCATACAAGTAGTACTCGTTT
It encodes the following:
- a CDS encoding class I SAM-dependent methyltransferase; this translates as MSTLQEIIACPLCRKTLTAVPQPCNRCHNSFQEELAKTPSVMDLTYKALQRQQDNSITETKPLRTELFRSPIVSFLYERILPPLWAVGLRNSGGIDAEFRLCTEFFGQNPGIVADVSCGTGIMARRLAKWGKCEQILALDYSETMLSELQQQMQLEGISPSEIAIARADVEALPLAPNSIDAIYAGAAMHCWNDATEGIRNIYQALRPGGKLLATTFLKPYPSIVFRFFSPEELRYIVSTAGFHANNIQVEASGFYGIVKCIK